The Geminocystis sp. NIES-3708 genomic sequence CAACGTTAAATTTCCTAATCTGTGAATATATGAATCTAATTTTTCTTTTTCATTTTCTAACATAAGTTTCCATTCATCATTTAATGTCTGAGGTAAGATATGTTCTATTGTTAAATTATCCAAACTAACAATTTCTTTTGTTTGATATTTCTCTATACTACTTAAAACTAATTTTACCCTTTCATTATTAGTTTTTTCTTATATATTGATTTTGTAATAATAGCCTGTCTAAATTCTTTATCATCAGGCCATCTATCATTATCCTTAAAACTATCTAAAACTTTATATAATTTCATAGGTAAATTTCCCTCTTCAGAAGATAGTAAACTATATAGTTTGTTACAAATATTTCCTAAACTTCTGGTAGAAATATCAACTATCCATCTTCTCACAAAATAAGATTCTAAATAACGAAGAATTTCGAGAAAATCACACTGTGGTAAATTATTTTCTTGATAATCATGAAAAACGTTTAATAAAAAAATATAAACTACCTTAAAGTCCAAAATTTTAAATCGTCCTAAGTATTCATTAATAGTGGTATTATCATTAGGACATGAAAGATTTAGATAATAGCTGATAAATTTTGTTATTTCAGTTAATTTATTTTCTATATTTTTCTCTTGTTTTTTAAATCTATTTTGAAACTCTTTGTATATATTTCTTTGTAAAACAGATTTTCCATCTTTTCGCAAATAAAACCATAGTGCATTTGTCAATTCTTCCGCAACTTTTTCTTGATTATTTTCAAATTGATTTAAAAATTTATTTTGAACTAGCAACCATGTTTCATTATAAATTTTTTCTCTTTTATGAGGTTCTAAAAGCATAAAAATATAATTACGAACTAAATCAGATTGAGTCAATTCTTGACCTTTATAGTTTAAACTTTCAAAGATTAGATAAGGATTATCTTCCTCTCCAGATGTAATA encodes the following:
- a CDS encoding DUF262 domain-containing protein → MKASETSLRNLLEGTKQFQVPLFQRSYSWKKDNWQMLWEDLLMIYDDHSDDPFFMGSIVTQSIPGTADGISPFIIIDGQQRLTTLTILLAAIRYSLDNENSLKEEIYETHLINKYQSEDYRYKLLPTQTDKKSYKKIIDLELENIEELSRESKIFELFKFFDKNINKSSNNIEFRKLKNIILERLFFVNITSGEEDNPYLIFESLNYKGQELTQSDLVRNYIFMLLEPHKREKIYNETWLLVQNKFLNQFENNQEKVAEELTNALWFYLRKDGKSVLQRNIYKEFQNRFKKQEKNIENKLTEITKFISYYLNLSCPNDNTTINEYLGRFKILDFKVVYIFLLNVFHDYQENNLPQCDFLEILRYLESYFVRRWIVDISTRSLGNICNKLYSLLSSEEGNLPMKLYKVLDSFKDNDRWPDDKEFRQAIITKSIYKKKLIMKG